Within Nitrospirota bacterium, the genomic segment ATGATCATTACCGGCGTGAGGCATTTCAGACACTGAAAGACCGTTACGCGTAATCCGTAACGCGTGACGGGTTAAGAATTACAACAATAAATTCAGGGATCTGCTTTACTCATTACAGATTGTGCACTACGATCTTTGTGTAGTTACTCGTTACGCGTAATCCGTAACGCGTGACGGTCTTTAAGGAGGATTTATGAAGGTTCTTGTTATCGGCGGAGGAGGAAGGGAGCATGCCCTTGTCTGGAAGCTGGCGCAGTCGAAGCACGTTGACAAGGTATACTGCGCTCCCGGCAACGCCGGCATCGCCGAGATAGCCGAGTGCATCGACATCAGCCCCGACGACTTCGACGAGCTGGTGAATTTCGTCCGGTACGAATGGATCGACCTCACCATCGTCGGTCCCGAGGACCCGCTCTCGAAGGGCATTGTGGACGCCTTCGAAAAAGAGGGCAGGAGGATCGTCGGCCCGACCAGGGCGGCGGCGCAGCTCGAATCGAGCAAGGTCTTCTCGAAGGAGTTCATGAAGCGCCACCGCATACCGACCGCGGAATACAAGGTGTTCACCTCCTATCTCCATGCAGTGGACCATGTGCGCCTGAAGGGCGCGCCGATCGTGGTGAAGGCCGACGGCCTCGCTGCGGGCAAAGGGGTCATCGTCGCCTCTACTGTGGACGAGGCGATCGATGCGCTCGAGCGGATCATGAAGCACAAGGAGTTCGGCGCTGCCGGGGACCGGGTCGTTGTCGAGAGCTGCCTCCGGGGCGAAGAGGCCTCCTTCATGGTCTTCACCGACGGCAAGACGATCGTCCCTATGGTGAGCTCCCAGGACCATAAACGGGTATTCGACCAGGACAAGGGGCCGAATACCGGCGGCATGGGCGCCTACAGCCCTGCGCCGGTGGTGACCCCCGAGCTCGAGCGCGTGGTTATGGAGACGATCATGCAGCCGACCATCGACGGGCTCAGGGCAGAAGGCATCCCGTATAAGGGAATCCTCTACGCAGGGCTCATGATCGACAACGGCAGACCCTCGGTGCTCGAGTTCAATTGCAGGCTGGGCGATCCCGAGACGCAGCCCATCCTCGCGCGGCTCGAGACCGACCTGGTGGACATCTCGTTCGCCATGACCGACGGGAGGCTGGCCGATACCGAGGTCGTGTGGAAGCCGGACGCCTCGGTCTGCGTCGTGCTCGCTTCGGGCGGCTATCCCGGCAGCTACGAAAAGGGCAAGGTCATCAGGGGCCTCGATGAGGCGGGCAAGATCGATGATGTCGTGGTCTTCCATGCGGGAACGGCCTTCAGCAACGGCGATATCGTCACGAACGGCGGCAGGGTGCTCGGCGTTACGGCGACCGGCAGGGACATCAGGGCAGCGAAGGCCCGGGCCTA encodes:
- the purD gene encoding phosphoribosylamine--glycine ligase; the protein is MKVLVIGGGGREHALVWKLAQSKHVDKVYCAPGNAGIAEIAECIDISPDDFDELVNFVRYEWIDLTIVGPEDPLSKGIVDAFEKEGRRIVGPTRAAAQLESSKVFSKEFMKRHRIPTAEYKVFTSYLHAVDHVRLKGAPIVVKADGLAAGKGVIVASTVDEAIDALERIMKHKEFGAAGDRVVVESCLRGEEASFMVFTDGKTIVPMVSSQDHKRVFDQDKGPNTGGMGAYSPAPVVTPELERVVMETIMQPTIDGLRAEGIPYKGILYAGLMIDNGRPSVLEFNCRLGDPETQPILARLETDLVDISFAMTDGRLADTEVVWKPDASVCVVLASGGYPGSYEKGKVIRGLDEAGKIDDVVVFHAGTAFSNGDIVTNGGRVLGVTATGRDIRAAKARAYEAVEKIHFDGMHYRKDIADRALNR